The genomic region gcatgatttgtgccgcattcaaaacaacttAACTCGGAACTGCAAAAACATGACTTCGGTGAggtcaagacaactgggaagtcaggaataaacgagctccgactgggaaatacgttttgaactttcatccaactcagaattttAAATCCAGcctccagttgttttgaaagcaccatgaatccagagaatgccagactttgatgacaacatTTGCCCATGAAGGACcgccacaccaccttcctgttcaagtgatcacagcacaacaaggtgagtccaacaATGTATTGtttgctgctgcataaattatgtaatatgtcagggagatatgtatactgtagctaagaaagtaatactaagtgtatgttgtgtagcaCGCTGTTAGTagtccatgtgcctcaccctaataatttggtctatttactcctcttaatttcacctattgttctgacttggtggtgcacatgtagcctataagcTGTTTTAGAGAAATATTATCATATACTTTAAGAGCTTaaattgtctgcttatatgccccctttatttatcctacagttctgacttggtgtacagggagaacactgtaagaaagGTCCATGTTCgaaattctgtcgctgtacatttcaaaagtgctaaccaaatagttatattgactaacaTTAAGTCCGTCCGAGCTCGcttattaatgtcttaatcaaaatgatGGAtcgcctcttatccgcttgtcgtccccttatgccatagtttgtacatctcaattgtcattagaaaccacatgtGTTTAAGCAAgacagccatatcagctatgttttttttatacaAAGGCAGTAAATAAGgttgaatgaactgttttgctgccagacaaggctccgctgatagccaggtgtagcagtggtaagatgttgggactgctgttgtggcagtttatgtaggccctaatagtgtgtgggcactgtttgtcatcattatagtgcaattcatgtattgtttagtgttgtgttgtggctttgctggcattttttttttgttgcccCATCAAGGTTTACAGTCTAAAATCACCAGTGGCAACATCAATATCTTAGCCATGTTTTATAAAAACAAGGTGATTCCACAACCTAATGTACAACCACAACAACAGTGTACGAAAATAAACATTCATACTTAGATAGGTTTCTGTTGGTTTTCAAAGATGTGTACATCACAAATGATAAACCTACAATAGTCTACGCATTCTCAATCTAATCTCAAAATGAGATGGCAAGTATCATCGACAGTAGATACAGGAAACAGCAAAGTAGTCATACGGTTGCCTAACACTAAATGCAGTTAGAAAATAATTCACCACTAAGTGTGAAATTGATGTATTGTTTTTAAATATATGCCATGTAAAGAAAATGCATTTAACTAAAAACAAACTAATATTCTCAGTACATGCATGCTATTATTGTTTGTATGGGGTTGTGGAATTTATATATAGTAGGCTATTGAAATATAaaactatatatttttaaaagtatGTCACGTTTAAATATGGGTTTTAAATAAATTAACATATATTTCAAAATATATGTCATGTTCTTTGATATATAAATCCACATATGGCCATGTTTTCTGAATGGATTTTCTCAATGACAGATTAACAGCTGCTGCTGAGGAGATATTATCTGCAGTAAATCCAGACTGTTCTGCAGCTCAGAGTGAAAACAATGAAAGTGACAATGACATGGAGAATGGAGGGCCCGTGTCAGGTTTTAAACCAGTCAAATCAAAGAGAACAAATATGGTAAAAGGACAAAGGTCCCGTATCAATACTAAGGGATAACATCCACACAGTTGACCCAGGCAAATCATGCTAATCCCTGTTGTTGTAAAGTGTGTGGCACGTATGTTCATCACACGGGCTCATTGATTTAACATGTTCAAACCCGGATAATTAACAGATATGTGGTCTGTGTGGAAAACATACAAAGTCCACGGAAATGATTAAAGATACTCACAATGCAGATAGCTTTTGTTGTCATGTTTATGGTAAATGGTTCAGCAAGAAGGGTAAACTGATACACATGAGAACCCACATAGGGGAAACATATTTTGCCTGCCCTTAAATCAGAATGGAGATCTGAAAATACACATGAGGACCCACACAGGGGTAAAGCCATATTGTTTGTGGCAAAACGTTCATTCGGAGTTGACATCTACAAATGCATATGAGgattcacacaggggagaaatcatTTAATTGTCGTCATTGTGCCAAGGATTCAACCAGAATGGAAATCTAAAAACACACATGAGGATTCACACAGGAAAGACATTTTATCTCTGTCATTTTTGTGGCAAAACATTTAATCAGAGTGGAACTCTGAGCTATCACAGAATGATCCACACAGGGAGAGATAATATAATTACAGTCGTTGTGGCAAAAGTTGCAGCTCCAGCAACGATCTAAAAATGTGCATACAAATTCACACATAGGATAATCTAGGCTGTTACTGTCCTGATTGTGGCACAGACTTCAATCCGATTGAGCGTCGAAAGATACACATGAGGAAACAATATCATTGAGGCAGCTCTATTGGGCTGGCCTGGGTTGAAACGTCACGTCATCGGGTGAAATCGGGAGGGAGGAGCGCCCATCTCAAATGAAACATTAATCTGCGCTGCTCGGTCATTTATGTCAACAAGTCAGGATGGTGCATCTTCCAGAAACATACATATATTTTCCATAAAACACATGTTTATATTTTCAAACTAGTTTTCATATACAGATAAAGCGTTTTTATATAAAGCAATCATTTTTGCAGGTGAAAACACAGATTCCTACTCATCACTCCACGTGCTTCATTACGTCTCTTGTTTTGAGCCGACTTCGCCGTCGGCCAGAGCAGGGCATCGGGAGGGAGCCCAGTTCCTAAACTAAGGTTAAAATGTATCACCAGATTCAAATTGATCCCACAGGGGTAACCCGGGACAGATAAACTAACCCCCCATTGCAGCCCTAATGACGGATGTTTCAGGAATGACACAAATCTAAAACGTACGATTCGTGTAAAATGAACATTCTGTTTTATCCACAACAGAATACATGTTGATAAACGTATTAATTGAAGTGTCTTTacctgttctcttgtctctcttgcGACACTGTTCCGTTATCAGTCTTATCTTCTGATGCTAGAAAGCTTATATACAAAACGATCCTCTGATGAGCTAGATAAAAGTGCAATAGTAAACATTCAAAATGTTTGACCGTTTAATCAGCAATAAATATAATTGGTTCCATATTGCAAATGTCCATAAGTGTATTGAACGAAGTATGTCAGTATAGTCCAAGTTTTATATGGTGAATAGCATTGTATACCACACCCAGGACGGCTTAAATATCCTGGTcttttgtggctcagttggttgacCATGGCGCTTGTAACACCAATGGTcttgggttcgattcccgctggggcaaCTCATGGGGAAATGATATGCACGTGTGATTGTAAATCGCCTTAGATAAAAGTGTATGATATGGTATCCATTTTTTCTTTGAGTAATCAACTACAAGCATATTACCTGAGATAATTTACATTGCAAGGCATCTCCCCGAAATATCCGATATATGTTCAGAGATGTAACCTACAGCAATGTTCAATTTTGTGGTCTGGGCGTCTGGCATACAAACTTCATCATTGCCAATCCACAGATTATACCCCAGTAGCAGTAGCTCATTATGACTGTTATAGCCTGCCCCGCTGGTGTGTAGTCTCTGTCTAGGGCGGAAACCAGCTTCAGGCTGTGCTGCGCTGGCAGGTCACTATGGGCAGCCTTCCCGGGTCCATGGGTCATCGTTACTGCTGAAACGCTTTCCCTCACTATCAGAGCTGGACTCCAAACCCTGCATAAACACTTCAGTTTGTAAGCATTCTATCTAAACCTGTGAGACAGTACCTTACCTGGGCCAAGATGTGGATAATGACATTTTTGGCACCGTGGTTGACAGACATGCTGAAAATAGTTGGGAAACAAGTTAAacaaaagagagtgagggagaaacaTATTTTAGTCTCGTAATCTAGTCTTTAAGAATCTAGGCTGCTCGTTGCAATTATGGTAATCCTCTCTGATGTCTGCCCCTGAAAACAGATATTGTGGGAGTGGGCTGTGGCATTCCCCGTCTGTTTGGATTTACCGATGACGTATTGAAGTGGGGTCAGTGTGCACTGATCTACCGGTCTAATGGTAAAACATAAATAACGTTTACTGAATTGAGTTGAGTCTAAGAGTCAATAATACAGGCTACACCGCTACGGGCTATAATGGGAATAGCAGCAACCAGATGGTGACGTTTGGCACCCACTTGGCAAGCGTAATGAAGCCTATTTGGCAAGAACCGCTAATCACCGTTTTCTTCGCTGCTGCTAATAAAGACAGGGCTACATTACTGCTGGTGGTAGGGTACATCAATTAACAGTTTGCAGAGATCAGACATACCGGCCTCGCAAATAGAACCGCGAAAACAATGTGGGCTTGACTCACAGAGGTTCCGCGCAAACTCGTCCTTTGGTAGCCTACGTAGTCGTGACACACCTGGCAAGGACACACATAGCTGTCGCAAGCAGTCCGACATCATTTCTGTCAACCCACCAAGTTCAAGAAACCTCGCAGATGTGTCCGAAAATGTTCACGATCCTCTATTCAACTTGAATTTTAACATGATTTGATTACATATTACACGCGCAATGACTGTTCCATGGAGTTTGCTAACGATTCTGAGTTTGGTGCACCACACGGAATCGAGGTGTTCGCAGACTACTTATTATAAAAACTGTTGGATTCGTCAGTACCCTGGTATATTCATCGACATTGAGGAATCTCAGAGAAGAGGCGCTCAACTTCTGAAGTATTACCAGGAAGAGACAGCTCTGAAATGCAGCCGAACCTGTTGCCTTACGAGAAATTGTAAGTTTACTGTAATTGTTAATTTTTGTATCGGATTTTTACTATTGATTAGATGCGCAGCGAAATCAGTTTAACCCTACCAGAACCCAGTGTACTATTATGTAAATGTAGACATTAAAAAAGTATTCTCAAATGTTTAATTCATGATTtattggaggcaattttgtacaATACTTTTATTTGCAGGAGCCCTGCCAGGTGGACAGGCGTAGCATGTCATGTGTGACTGCGCTGCGCAAAAGTCTATTCATCTGTTGTAGGGTGCGTCGATGGATAATTAACATTTTATGTAACTCCTTAGTTTCTTGTAACCTGGCGATATTCCACTATGACACCATCCAAGAGAATGTGAACTGTTTTCATATGCACTGTCCAACATTGGAGAGCTGCATCCTAAGCTACAGAGGCAACGTCATCCTGTACAACATCACCAAAGGTGAGCTTCCATAGGATCCAAATGTTTAGACCCAGGAAGCGAAACATAATGTTTATTACTGGTTATTAACAGACATACACGTAAAAAGCTTTACCTAGAACATTGCAGGCACTTTATACACTGTTATAAGCTTGTGGTATAGATGTTTATCACCTGCTACTCTGACAGCATTTGACTGTGGGGTTGGATGCCTTGGGTCTCACACAGGTGTGGATCCAGACCTGTTGGTGTTTGGAAAGTACTTCACCTCCAACGTGCGGGTGTTACCCCACCTCTACACCAGAGTCAACGCCTCAGAGCCCCTAGCCTCAGACAAGCGCCAGTTCAACCGGCCACCCGTCCCCCCTGTCCAGCCTCTAACCATAGCCCCTACTACCAggatccccaccaccaccaccacactccaGAGCCCTACTCTGGGCACTACTCATTCCCCCGTCacatccaccccctcctccaccataATACCCACCCTGGGAACCCAGGCCCCCACCACCACTCCCCCGACCCCCATCACGACTGCCCCTGCCCCCTACACCACCCAgaccatccctacctatccatcaACCCACAGAGAATCAACTACCACCCCACATCCCACCACACCTATCCAGCAGCCCACATCCACAGCCAGGATGGCCACCACCACCAGTCCCACCAGCCCACCGACCTCCCTGGCTCCTGCAGCCAACGTGGATGGCAG from Oncorhynchus masou masou isolate Uvic2021 chromosome 22, UVic_Omas_1.1, whole genome shotgun sequence harbors:
- the LOC135508840 gene encoding MANSC domain-containing protein 4-like; its protein translation is MTVPWSLLTILSLVHHTESRCSQTTYYKNCWIRQYPGIFIDIEESQRRGAQLLKYYQEETALKCSRTCCLTRNFSCNLAIFHYDTIQENVNCFHMHCPTLESCILSYRGNVILYNITKGVDPDLLVFGKYFTSNVRVLPHLYTRVNASEPLASDKRQFNRPPVPPVQPLTIAPTTRIPTTTTTLQSPTLGTTHSPVTSTPSSTIIPTLGTQAPTTTPPTPITTAPAPYTTQTIPTYPSTHRESTTTPHPTTPIQQPTSTARMATTTSPTSPPTSLAPAANVDGSNKQDLNETKGYVGRNQTAGAGGEGDQGSQGGVESPSPGGLGPGWHVAAHTLLVAAVTVVTVLLSCCCSVLLVVSWRGRRKRKGRYRTTWRGKGGSMRLIKYAIVRESS